The Levilactobacillus namurensis genomic interval TACGCGCCCGGTAGCCAGCTCATTAAGGCATACACCACAATCAATAGAATATAGGCGCTAATGCACCAATTTAAAACTTTAAAAATGACGCCTACTAGACTTAGCACAGCAACGCTCCTTTATGATGTGAATTGGGTTCCCAAATTGGCAGCCACGTCCCCGGTCACTTCGAAGTTATGCGGGGTGCACAAAAAGATCTGTTCGCCAATCCGTTTGATTTCTCCGCCGACCGCGAAAGCCGTGCCATTCAGAAAATCAACGATTCGTTGTGCCTGACTCTCATCGACCCGGGCAAAGTTGACGATAACGGCATCGCCATCCGTAATTTGCTTCGCAATTGCTTTCGCATCCGAATAAATTCGTGGTTCGCAGATGGCAATATGACTAGCAGCTGATTTTGCTGAACGCATAGAGACCACCTTCCGAGTATCAACAGGCCGTTGCGGCGCCCCGACCGTCGGTTTGACCGGCGATGCTGGCTCCTGATAGTCTTCGTCATCATAATCATCATCGTTGACGCCAAAAAATTTACTGAGACTAAACTTATCCGCCATGGTTGGCCACTCCTCTCACAACGAACGCTGCTGAGACTACTTCCGCCGCCGCTTAAAGAACGGAGGCGTATCTTCGCCTTGGTTATCGTCCGCCGCAGAATTTTGGTTCGAACTTGGGTTAAAGATATTAAAGTCCGGCTTATCGACTCCTGCAAATTCATCGTTACTGGTTGAGCGCTTCGGTTCTGGCCGGTGCGCTGGTTCGCGAATATCCCAGTTGCCAAATGGATCCGCCTGCTTGGTCGTCGCATTGTTGGCCGCTTGATCATTGGCCCGCGATGCTGGCTGTGCTGGATTGGCTTGCGGGTTGTTCACTCGCCGTGACGTCCGGTTCCGCGCAGCTTCTTTTTCTTCGCGCTTCTTGTCGATTCCAGTCGCAATCACCGTGACCCGCACTTCATCACCGAGTTCTTCGTCAATCGACGTCCCGAAGATGATGTTGACGTCACTGGTGGCGGCGTCGGAGACAATCTGAGAAGCCGCTTGGGCTTCGAACAAGGACAGGTCCGGACCACCGGTAATGTTCAAGAGGACTTGTTCGGCCCCATCGATGGACACTTCCAGTAATGGTGACGAAATGGCCTTCTTAGTAGCATCTTCCGTCCGGTTCTCACCGTTAGCTGACCCGATTCCCATCAACGCAGACCCTTGGTCCTTCATGACCGTCTTAACGTCCGCAAAGTCCAAGTTGACGTAGCCGGGACTCGTAATCAGGTCAGAGATCCCTTGGACCCCTTGCCGTAACACGTTGTCGGCTTCTTGGAAGGCTTCCATCATTGGCGTCTTCTTATCAACGATTTCTAATAACCGGTTGTTGGCAATGATGATCAACGTGTCGACGTTTTCCTTCATTGCGGCGACCCCTTCAGCGGCAAACCGTGCCCGCCGAGGACCTTCAAAACTAAACGGCCGGGTGACAACCCCCACCGTCAAGGCGCCACCTTCCTTAGCAATCTTCGCAACGATTGGGGCCGCACCGTTCCCGGTACCACCGCCCATGCCGGCCGTTACAAAGACCATGTCGGCCCCTTCTAGGGCTTCGGTGATGGCTTCTTCACTTTCTTCAGCGGCCTTCGCCCCGATCTCGGGGTTCGCACCGGCACCTAACCCGCGCGTCAATTTCGGGCCAAGTTGAATCTTAGTCTCCGCCTTAGAGGCTTCCAAGGCTTGGACGTCCGTGTTGGCCACGATGAACTCAACGCCCTTAACGTCTTCGGTAATCATTCGGTTAACGGCGTTGTTACCCCCGCCGCCGACGCCGATAACTTTGATATTGGCGCCGTGATTTTGAGCAGAATCTAATGAGTATTCCATTATGTTTTCCTCCATCTCGCTTTAGTCAAAGAAGTCGCTGAAGAACCTCTTAAACCCTTCGGATCGTTTCTTTTTCGCTTTCGGTCGCTTCTTAGCTGGACGCCGAGTGGCTGACTCGGGTTGGGTCGTTTCCGTGGACGCCGCTGATTCTGCCGCCTCACGTTGCCGCAACTCATCCGTTTCGTCAGCTAACTGGGTCGACCCCGTTAACGCACTCTTGATCAAAAGGTCAATCTCGCTGAGACCACCGAAGTAGTTCACCAGCGCTAGTGCCAGGGTAAACGACGGATGCCGGAGTCCCATCTGATCAGGAACGTAGGCCCGGACCGTCGCGTCGAACTCATCCGTGGCCAACTCCGTGATGCCTGGTAGAGCCGAGACCCCACC includes:
- a CDS encoding cell division protein SepF gives rise to the protein MADKFSLSKFFGVNDDDYDDEDYQEPASPVKPTVGAPQRPVDTRKVVSMRSAKSAASHIAICEPRIYSDAKAIAKQITDGDAVIVNFARVDESQAQRIVDFLNGTAFAVGGEIKRIGEQIFLCTPHNFEVTGDVAANLGTQFTS
- the ftsZ gene encoding cell division protein FtsZ — protein: MEYSLDSAQNHGANIKVIGVGGGGNNAVNRMITEDVKGVEFIVANTDVQALEASKAETKIQLGPKLTRGLGAGANPEIGAKAAEESEEAITEALEGADMVFVTAGMGGGTGNGAAPIVAKIAKEGGALTVGVVTRPFSFEGPRRARFAAEGVAAMKENVDTLIIIANNRLLEIVDKKTPMMEAFQEADNVLRQGVQGISDLITSPGYVNLDFADVKTVMKDQGSALMGIGSANGENRTEDATKKAISSPLLEVSIDGAEQVLLNITGGPDLSLFEAQAASQIVSDAATSDVNIIFGTSIDEELGDEVRVTVIATGIDKKREEKEAARNRTSRRVNNPQANPAQPASRANDQAANNATTKQADPFGNWDIREPAHRPEPKRSTSNDEFAGVDKPDFNIFNPSSNQNSAADDNQGEDTPPFFKRRRK